In Setaria viridis chromosome 5, Setaria_viridis_v4.0, whole genome shotgun sequence, the genomic stretch tttgaaaaatgttggattcaactttttctaaagaaatgtttggctcaacttttttatttattggttcaactttttttcaagaaatgttgatccaacttttttgaaaaatgtttgcCCAACttgttttaaaaatgttgacAATATTTTTCAGTTAAATAGTCATGCGCATGATTGCTGTAATGTGGTGATGCGCGATTGCTGGGCTGTGCTGCAGCGTACTGCAATGAACGAAAATAATGAACTTTCGTGGACTCACCTCCCACATGAGCCCCGGGTGGGCGCCTTGTGCGTTCCCATTACCGCCTTTTGCAGTCGTTTTGCGCCTTGTGCGTTCCCATAGCCGCCTTTTGCAGTCGTTTTCAAGGTCCTACAATTACAAGGCTCCTAGAGAGACGGGACGGGGTTAGGTGTCAAAACTCTGCGTGTTTGAGATTGGCAAAGCACACATGTAATAAGGAGGCTCCGCGAAAAATTGTCAAAGAGATAAACCTTTGTATTTTGCCACTGAAATTCCTGCTGACACCAGCTGACAGCGAACCCGGCTGAGGTGGTAATCGATCACAATGCCATGCATGGGGGGCCAACAGGTGTCACAAGATGTTGGTAAGAACGGCGGTTTGCGTTTACCACAATTTTTAGACGCCGTTGTCGTCTGACGTGGGTTAAAAAGAAGCATAtcctcccttttttttctcaactaaCGATGATGGGCCAACAGAGTTAACCCCATGTCCATTCTCTTTCTCCATTACACAAGGCACCAACGGGCAAACACGACAGCCTGGTTAGATGGGACAGGTCATGCCTCCGCCTTTGTGGCGTGGCCATATGGCCCTGCAGCCATGTGCCGCCCGGCCTGTCCCCGCCCGCGTGTGGGCGCCGGAAATCCTATGCGTCAACAAATGAGATCCGTTAGATCTGCATCAAACTAAagtcctctcctcctctgcctgCACCGCTGCCATGCGTCGTCACCACCGCAGGGTCGGCATGTGTCACAAGATGTTGGTAAGAACGGCGGTTTGCGTTTACCACAATTTTTAGACGCCGTTGTCGTCTGACGTGGGTTAAAAAGAAGCATAtcctcccttttttttctcaactaaCGATGATGGGCCAACAGAGTTAACCCCATGTCCATTCTCTTTCTCCATTACACAAGGCACCAACGGGCAAACACGACAGCCTGGTTAGAGGGACAGGTGGTGCGTCACCGGCATGTACAAGCAGTAGCAGTATCATTCAAGCGCCCGGATAATTTATGATCCTGTCGTGTCATATCCCTCTCATTTCAAGATATTATCAACCGTTTGCATGTCAGTAGGGACAAGCTAAAAAAAGGACAtcaatttgcaaaaaaaaattctttttttaaggCAAACGAGGTGAAATCCATGACTGGGCTACGAAATGTGAGTTTGGCATATCAcaaatccatttttttttcaaagaataAAGTCCAATGTCATGCCATATGTGCTTGCAATGCAATTTACATTTTTTTCCCTCCCGAAGTCCTACGAAACCGTCATCAAAATCAAACcaagttatttttttttatgcAAACGAGGTGAAATCCAACACCAGCAAAATCGTGATTCAGATGACGCAAGTCCACGTACGTCAGCAAACATCTTGTTTCTTGAGATGACGTCAGTACACGTACCTTCGGCGAGGGGTCGCTTGAGCAAAGAGCCAAAGACTACAGAGGGTCAATGCCCTTTGCCAACGAGCACCTAGTCTGAATCCTGAAATTGCCATAAATTGGAAAACAGGACATCGTTATGGCTGCAGTACGTTTCTGCGGGTCCTAGATTTCTAGATACTGTGAGTGTTGGTCCGGTAGGCAAGACCCCAAACCAAGGAGGCTCCCCCGTTCCAAACGGCATTGGTTACTTGGCTTGGGGTCAATTGTTAGGCCTTGgcactttcaaaaaaaaattgttaggCCTTGGCTTCAGAATTGTATTGGCCCAGGTATTTTGCCAACAGAATAATCCCCGTCCATTGGAACAACAAGCTCTTGATGGTGATATCAAAAGAGAACAAATAGGCAAGCTTCACGAACTTTCCGTTAAGATTTATGTGGTTGGACAAGAGAACACAATGTGGCAGTCATACCTTTGCGTGTCAAAAAGGAAAATCGACATTAAAAAATGACTCGAACTCAGCCGATTAAAAAACCTCTTCGAAGGGCATCCCCACAACAGTATCGGAGAGGCGGATATATGCGCACGTGCTTGCGATTgcaatttactttttttttaaaaaaactgcaATTTGCTTTTCTAAATTCCTACGAACCatcatgaaaatgaaattatgAAATCGAGAAACACTAGTAAAATCGTGATTTGGATGACGCCAGTTCACGCACGTCAGCAAAAAATCGTGATTCAGATGACGCCATTCCATGTACGTTTGATGAGAGGTCCCTTGAGCAAAGACTTAGAGGGTCAATGTCCTTTGCCTTGAATTCGAATCCAATTGGAGCGTAGAGTCTGAATTCTGAAACCGCCATCAATTGAAAAAACAGGACATCTTCATCAAAAAAATGGTTGTGATTTGTAAAATAGGGTGTACACCGATCTATTATTGGTCCTATATTCTAGGCTTTGTAAATGCTGGCCCCGGTAGGCAAGACTCCAAACCAAGAGTCTCCCCGTTCCAAACGGCGTTGCAGTCAATTGATGGGCCTTGTTTGTAATGGCGCCGATAATTGCGAACAGAATAATCATCGGCCCTTGGAAAGACAAGTTCTTGATGGTGATACTTTCATTGTAATAGGTAGGTCCTACTATATAGTTGCACTCGTCTTCCGTGCATTGCAGCGGTTGATTTACCACTGGTGCTGCCCAAAGACATCGATTGACAAAAATCATTTTTGTACGTACGAAAAATCATGAATTTCTGACAAAATGTGGGTTTGGCAAATCAAAAGTCCATTTTTTCCAAAGAATAAACCCCAATTAGTTTGGATACCCACAGTTACATGAGTATGTTTGGTTCCGAGCTGTTCCATAACAACTATTTCTTGTTTATGTGTACGTGCTTGTGATCACATTGACGTTTTCTTTTTGAAACATTGCAATTTACTTTTCCAAATTCCTACGAACCATCATAAAAATGAAATTGTGAAATCGAGCAACactggaaaaaaaattgtgattTAGATGACGCCAGTTCACGCACGTTAGCAAAAAAAATCGTGATTTAGATGACGCCATTCCACGTACGTTCGACGAGAGGTCCCTTGAGCAAAGACTTAGAGTCAATGTCCTTTGCCTTGAATTCGAATCCAATCGGAGCACGCAAGGTCTGAATTCTGAAATCGCCATCAATTGAAAAAACAGGACATCATCATAAGAACAAGGTTGATAAATAGGGTGTACACCTATCGGTCCTATATTCATAGGCTTTGTAAATGCTGGCCCGGTAGGCAAGACTCCAAACCAAGGAGACACGGAGTCTCCCCGTTCCAAACGGCATTGCTATTTTGCTTGTGGTCAATTCACAGGCCTTGACTTCAGGTTTGTAATGGCGCCGGTAATTGCGAACAGAATAATCACCGGCCCTTggggggaaaaaacaagttctTGATGGTGATATCAAAAGAGAACAAGCAGTCAAGCTTCACGAGCTTTCCGTTATGATTTTGTGTGTTTTGACAAGAAGCAGCGCTAGAGATAAGGTTGTCGATGCCAACTGCTAGAATTGTCGATTTTTGCCAAACGGGTGGATGCTCTGATTGCGCGACACATGTGTCTAATAATAATCATATGACACATATGCAATGCAATTATGGTTAAGGCTCACCAAGTCGCCTTTGctctattaaaaaaatgaacccAATCTCGTGCCGGAGTTTTTTCTTTAAGATACATGGCCACAAAGTCAGTCAACTATGCAGAGTCCCACCAAGATGATCCTATGGGTTACGGAGATTTATTTGAGCATTTTTTAGAATACTAGCAATGATGCACGTGGCTATCAAATATTTCAGTATTCAACGATCTAAAATCAAGAAGTTTTTTTTAATCGCAAATTGAGAAGTTATTCGTGTCTGTTCATGTTCCAATCAGGTTTGGAGGACAATACTGACGCAGCGGGCGGATGCGCTCCGCCACGCCGAGCTAGCATCGGACGAAGATGCCGTTCGGATTTGGGAAAGCCGGGTACACGTTTTGTTGTCGCCACTGCCGATCGTTTACCGGCCACCGCTATGACGCTCGATCGAACGATCGCCGCGGGCGGGGACATGGACGTGATCACGTAACACTCCGAGAAGAAGATGACTCCCACACTGCCTTGAAGCGGACCCCTATCGCCGCGCGCTCCTGCTCCGCGGCCCGGAGCGGCTCCGCGAGCGCTGCCACCTGCCACGAGAACGCCCAGAGCTCGCCAAGCCGCGCCTCGGGCGGGAGCGGGCCATTCGTTCATCacatcaactttttttttagatGTTTGATAACATCAATTTTTTACCCGAAGAGAGCGAGAGGAAGTTGGAGGAAACGCATCGCTACCTCGTAATTGTGGCCTTGCGGTCATGACTCACGAGTCACCGTCCATCCTTTTCCAGCACCAAACCCTGCCACCTCACCCCCAGCTCTTGCATCCCGCACGCTGTCACGGTGGGCCCCGCCACCGTAATCAAACCCTAATTACCATCGACTATCTGCCAACCGCGCTCTAATCCCCCACAAAACCCGGGATTCATAATCGTAACCGCCCTTCGCGACAGTTGAGGCCAGGCTGGAATAACTACCAGATCCCCCCTTCCGGCCGCCACCCCCTATAAATCCACCCTCCCTCCCACCTCCCCCAACGCCATTCCCCCTCTCCGCCTCCACGCCTCCCGAGCCCAACAAAACCCtagctccggcgccgccacctcgccgtcCGGCTCCTCCcgcctccagcagcagcagcagcaaatggcccgcccctccgccgccgtcgtgatcgccgccttcGTGGCCTTGGCCGCGCTGGccaccgcggcctccgccgccgatttggcgccggcccccgccccgacctccggcgccggcgccctctcGGCGCCGCTCTCCGCTGTCTGCCTGGCCGGGCtcctcgccgccttcctccgccactgagccggcggcggccgcctcgcccgcgtgCGCGTGTCTTCGTCGGATCTAGTAGTACAGTGGTAGTGAGAGTCTTATTAGTGGTAGTAGCAGTATTGTAGTGGTTGTGATAGTGCCATGGAGGGAGAGGCATTTGTTTTGGTGGTCCGCCGGGCGGATGGATCTGAGGGTTTCGTGTGGGGATTTTGAGAGGTTTTTGAGGGTGGATTTGATTAGCGTGGTTGGTGTGAGTCTATTCCTATTATTTAGTCGCGTCTTGTGTACCTAGTGCTCACTGGCTCTGAGagtattattattattgttatggatttatgatattattattattgttataTTATTCTCGCGTATCATCTCTGTTCAGTTTCAGTAGATTTATGCTTATTATCAGCAAAATTCACTGAAATTTCATAGAAGATCACTGTCGCAAAATCTTAAATTCACGGTGTGTTATGAGACCGATTCCGTTGGGCATCTGCCCTGTCCAGACACTGCGAGGTGTATGGTTTTGGCATGCCCTGCTGAGAATCTGAGCAGATTGATATGATTCGAGATGGAATTTTGTGTGTGCGCGACATGTGTCCCGGCATGAAGGGAAGGGTAGAAAGCTTGAGACCGAGGCAGCTTAAAGGCTAAGCAAGCACACGCACGCAGTACGTGTGAGCGAGGGAGGCCGCGCCAGAGCGGAGATGGAGATGCCTGTACGGCGTGGCCCACCTGTTTGGGCAGCACATGGGCAGCGGTTGGGGGTTCGTTGTGACCACCTGGCCGACGCCCCCGCCACCCAGAGGAATAGCTCAATCGCATCGCGTTGCCAAGACTTTCCAGAATTTTCTGCGTGTATAATGCGCCCTTCCATACTTGGGAATCCTGGGAATTCCCCCTCCCAAACGACGCTAACCAGAATACCAAACGACGCTAACCAGAATAGGAATCCATCCACGCTAACAAAGAAATGGGAATCCTGATGTTCCTTGGTACCCATGAGCTTTCCAGCTGAACTCGTCGACAAAGAAGCCCATCAGAAAACAAAACGACATCTAAGCTAGACGCGAACCATGTTCGGGCCAAATGCCGGCCCTCTAAGCATGGCCCAGAACTTAATTTATTATACTCGATGCTAAAAATTGCTTTCAAAGATTATCCTAAAACAAAGATATCCATCAAGATAGCAAAAAGTTGAGAATATTTCATCAGAGGGAGAAAGGAAAACAGCCAAACAGGCATGAAAGAGCCGATGAACCTGGGGCCTCAACTAATTATAAGCCTGAGGTCAGCAACAATAAACTTGAACTTATAATCTTATTCCTTTCCCTGACGAACTAGGCATATCGACAAGATTATCTGTTTATTTGTGACAAGAATCAAAACAATTGGTGGACCAAAAATGACTTTCTTCTCCAATGGAAGGTCATGGCAGCACCTATACCATAATATAGGAACTAACTAAACCGTTCAGCTtgcttcccccccccccccccccccccccccccccccccccccccccccagcctACCTCACGgacaaaaaagagagaagatcTCCGATTAGAAGCTAATCCAAGTAGAAAAGCGTCACGATCTTCCGAAGGTTCTTGGCCTCCTGGCATGTCTCCATCAGCAGCTTGCTGTCATGGAACGCGAAGCAGATCACCTGTTGGATCTTCGAGATGATGTCCATGTTGCATAACCTGAAGGTTACAAGAGTTGCCATTAAGCATAAAGATGATATTCAAGAAGCAATACTGATTTACAGAAAATGTGACTTGTCTTTCAGTTCGTCAAATAGGCAAAAAGACAGATGCTCGTCGTCTAGAATACAACAGATAAACCCCAAAAGTTTACGACCTGTCGCCATAATAGTGTAGTATCAACTCTGAAAAATAAACTACTCTACAGCTACAGATGCATACCCTTGGCCCTTGGGCAGACCCCAATCTAGAGCTATAGTTCATGGCGTCAACCTGTCCAATGCTTGTTTCGCGTAAGTTCTGTAAATGAGGCATCAGATACTCTTGCAGAATGTACAGAACATAGTATTTGTTTTTCATGGCATTATGAGGTTACTAATAGTATTCCAACCATCTATGTAACAATCAATGAGTTAAAAAAAGTGATGTCGGTTTTCATCAAAAGCATAGTCTCTGACAAGTGCTGGAACTAAATGATACACTGATCAGGCATGGACCGAATACATGTAGCGACACCATTGGTAACAAAAAATATACAATATAGGAAAAGTATGAGCAATTTCGAAAGGTAGCTGACCAACCTGCTAGCCTCAATCAGTGGCAAATGGTCATACTGTGGTTTCTCAATCAAATTTTGTACCTACAAAGTATACAAAACCTTACTGAAGCATTTTAAATTTTACCATATGGAAATGGAACATCAGGAGGATGCTATTTAACTCCTGAGGCATGCTATTGGAATTAATGCATATGACAGTGGATGCCTAATAATCTCACTATCTAGCCAGAATCCTAGATCATAGGATAATGCTGATGTTTTCTGAACAATTGCAAGCGGGTTCTGGCCTGGTTGGCTAGCTCATTGTAGAGCGGAGCTAGCAACCGCGGTTTGAATCCCTGTTTGCACAGATATTAAGCCATCTAATATGGCCGGGGGCTAAACCCCTGTAAtcgttttttttcctgaaaactTCAGATGCCATGGTGAGACATTCCTAACCAAATTGATCGCATTGATTTTTAAGCATATTTACAATCAAGCTTGATAAAGATAGCAACAAAACACCCTAAGGATCCAAAATTAAATACAAACTTTCTTATGTTTTCTTGTGTAAGAACAGATGTACAACAGAACTGAAGGTTAATGGTAACAGCAGAATTAATTCAGAAGCCTGCAGTGAAAATAAATAGAATGCTCTCTTGGTGAAGGATGAATCAGGTCAACTATTTATCTTCGTATTACTCTATAGTCTATACAGAAGAGCATACACATAACAATAACGAAGCACAATGTTCTCCTAAAGAATGTTTACATGTATGGTCAGGGGATATCAAACTAAAAAGAATTGGCTGTAAGACCTAACTCAGAGATGATAATACTGTAGTTTACTGTAAACAAAGTATCATCAAACATCAGTTCATTGATAGAAAAACACAACTAAGGAAGCTCATGCATTTGTCATACAACCAGCATCATCATGCCTACACCAATTTGAATATCATATAGATTACAAACATGATTCATACACAAGCATGGGTACATCTTCTCCTTTTTCGTGGAGCACTAAGAAATTCTGCATAACTTGTCTCAATATGCTGAATTTAATGCGATGAGCAGTCTATCAATACAAAATCACTAAATGCCAGCACTAAATATATAGAACAACAGGTATATTGGCGCGCATAGGAATCTATACGAATAGGTCTGGAACTAATTTTGACTAGAAAATGACAAGTCAGAATAGAAATATCAGGAAGTCTTACTTTGGACAACAGTTCTTGGCTTTCAGGAGGTTGCTTCTTTAGACTCTGAGGTAAAATTACAGTAAGCAACTCTGGCTTTTCAGCTCTTAAAGCGCCCCTGATAACAGCTGCATTAGTTCCGGAAGCCCCAGATGTGAATATATGATTTTTCTGCAATTTCTACACAAATATTACTAACAATGCTAGAGGACTCAAAGACCATATGAATGGCAACATCAAATAAATCAGGGAGATCATATGAATCAGTGAATCACAGTAGCACATAAATAAAGAACATACTGTTATGACCATAGCATAGCTCAGGATCTCAATAAGCTGCTGATGCATATACCCCATGTTGCGGGTTCCAAAGAAACCTATTGCACGAGGTCCTTGTTGCTGAATAGCCAACAGCTCCTGCATGACCACCAATTAAATGAGATCAGTTTGCAGGATAAATCAATTCATAAacgccatgtatacaaagtagcATTCATTATTGAAAGTCTGATTGTACTAAACTAACTTTCAGAGGTAACCACTAAAGTTAACTTTGAGTAAACTGAacagaaaaaaacaaaacacaatGTAAAATGAGCAGAAACATTACCTGTAGGTAATCTAGATCAGGGATCGGCTTGTATTCTGGTTCAGCAACCATTGCAGTACCCTTGACAAGAGTCTCTGTCTGAGTAGGAATCTTTacaccatcatcatctggcCCAAACATAATAGTATCATCTCTTCCTTGACTCCTCACATCACCTTCATGCCCATCTCTTTGCATGTATCCGCAGAGCAACTATACGAGCACAATAAAAACAGAACCTGGCAGTAAATCATTAGTGAAAACCAAATATATTACATCATACTAAATAAAGTTTCCAGTTTTACAATTTTACTTTGCACCTGTGCTGATTCTTCAAAGTCAGCTAGCCATCAAGTAATCCCAGATCTAAAGTAACACCATACCACAACAAGGGCCACAGCAATTTAGGACACAACCTAAATTCAGTGAGCGGATTTGTATACCCATTTTAAACCCAACTTTCTGAAGACACAGCAGAAACTTTGAATAAAAGATACCAACAAAGGTGACGAGAATCCCAAGCATTGGATTCTGAATAAATGTAAAGGGCAGGCTGAATCCAATTCAGTGGAGCATGTATTTAAAGGGATCTAGAAGTGTAGCCTTTGAGTTGCACAGTTCACCCTTTAAAGGTATGctaaagaaaaataatacaaacACTTTTGACATGTAATGATAATAGCCTGCAACATTTATCTGCAAAAGATGATTAACTTTATGAATGGTGCATATCTTTACCATCTATCAGCCAGAAAGTTCCATCAATTGAGGTCGGTCCTATTCTGAGGCGACCATGACTTACTCTGCACCTTAGTCCCAACCGCGCACGGTTTGGATTGACGGGAGCATAGCTCAGATGCAGGAAGGTGTGAATGACATTAATAAACTTTAGGCACAGGATCTAAGCATCAGCAACACAAGCAGGATCGCTTGTTACAGTGGACTGTTAAAATATCTAATTTTGACGAACTTTTTCCTTTCCACGGTAAGAATTTTGAGATCTCATTGCACCTATCAATCTACCATGCTATATATTTCTATTGCAATTATGGTGTGACTACAGAGTCTGTATACTGTAAGTACAGATCACAGAGGATTAACATGCATGTAATCTTGATTTGTGTCGAATTTGAAGGAATTATGATGGCAACCAATATCAATACACACTCAATTTGAGACCATCTTGCATTCTTGTCTGtcatttctctctttttcttagAACGTGAAATTACAATCACCGCAGCAATCCAATCAATAAACAGTTACGAGGAGGGGGAAATTATCTTTGGAGGTGAATTCTACTCCAACCAACCCATGATATCACACAGCGCACACAACAAAACAAGTTTATATGTAGGCAAAGTACCCGGTTCAGCCGTGCCACTGCCGGCGGCTGCTTGGTCGCCTGAGCCCATCCCAGCAAGACGCCGCCGGGGCTCCTCGCGGCCGAGGAACAGTGCAAGAAGCCGCCGAGTC encodes the following:
- the LOC117858526 gene encoding uncharacterized protein isoform X2 translates to MTMAGSCAAAPVGGLPSLRTPPRMNLRLGGFLHCSSAARSPGGVLLGWAQATKQPPAVARLNRLLCGYMQRDGHEGDVRSQGRDDTIMFGPDDDGVKIPTQTETLVKGTAMVAEPEYKPIPDLDYLQELLAIQQQGPRAIGFFGTRNMGYMHQQLIEILSYAMVITKNHIFTSGASGTNAAVIRGALRAEKPELLTVILPQSLKKQPPESQELLSKVQNLIEKPQYDHLPLIEASRLCNMDIISKIQQVICFAFHDSKLLMETCQEAKNLRKIVTLFYLD
- the LOC117858526 gene encoding uncharacterized protein isoform X1 is translated as MTMAGSCAAAPVGGLPSLRTPPRMNLRLGGFLHCSSAARSPGGVLLGWAQATKQPPAVARLNRLLCGYMQRDGHEGDVRSQGRDDTIMFGPDDDGVKIPTQTETLVKGTAMVAEPEYKPIPDLDYLQELLAIQQQGPRAIGFFGTRNMGYMHQQLIEILSYAMVITKLQKNHIFTSGASGTNAAVIRGALRAEKPELLTVILPQSLKKQPPESQELLSKVQNLIEKPQYDHLPLIEASRLCNMDIISKIQQVICFAFHDSKLLMETCQEAKNLRKIVTLFYLD
- the LOC117858526 gene encoding uncharacterized protein isoform X5; translation: MTMAGSCAAAPVGGLPSLRTPPRMNLRLGGFLHCSSAARSPGGVLLGWAQATKQPPAVARLNRLLCGYMQRDGHEGDVRSQGRDDTIMFGPDDDGVKIPTQTETLVKGTAMVAEPEYKPIPDLDYLQELLAIQQQGPRAIGFFGTRNMGYMHQQLIEILSYAMVITKNHIFTSGASGTNAAVIRGALRAEKPELLTVILPQSLKKQPPESQELLSKVMQHGHHLEDPTGDLLRVP
- the LOC117858526 gene encoding uncharacterized protein isoform X4, whose protein sequence is MTMAGSCAAAPVGGLPSLRTPPRMNLRLGGFLHCSSAARSPGGVLLGWAQATKQPPAVARLNRLLCGYMQRDGHEGDVRSQGRDDTIMFGPDDDGVKIPTQTETLVKGTAMVAEPEYKPIPDLDYLQELLAIQQQGPRAIGFFGTRNMGYMHQQLIEILSYAMVITKLQKNHIFTSGASGTNAAVIRGALRAEKPELLTVILPQSLKKQPPESQELLSKVMQHGHHLEDPTGDLLRVP
- the LOC117858526 gene encoding uncharacterized protein isoform X3; translation: MTMAGSCAAAPVGGLPSLRTPPRMNLRLGGFLHCSSAARSPGGVLLGWAQATKQPPAVARLNRLLCGYMQRDGHEGDVRSQGRDDTIMFGPDDDGVKIPTQTETLVKGTAMVAEPEYKPIPDLDYLQELLAIQQQGPRAIGFFGTRNMGYMHQQLIEILSYAMVITKLQKNHIFTSGASGTNAAVIRGALRAEKPELLTVILPQSLKKQPPESQELLSKVQNLIEKPQYDHLPLIEASRTYAKQALDRLTP